One Armatimonadota bacterium genomic window carries:
- the glmM gene encoding phosphoglucosamine mutase codes for MSRKHFGTDGIRGVANKGLKPELAMALGRAAGRWLREQSGGVPRIVVGRDTRKSGPMLGMALSAGFNSAGVDVVSLGVAPTPAVSFVARTGEFGLGVIISASHNPFPDNGIKLVGHDGRKLPDEVEAEIESFMETDEERPIGGSIGSLTQDAGLLEDYLSFLEKIIPGGLRGISVAVDCAHGAAYDLGPEILRRLGAEVFVVGDAPDGVNINELGGATKPETIQELTKSTGATLGVAFDGDADRAVFSDSRGRLINGDRTIGLWASHELKMGRLNPKAVVGTVMSNGGFEHFVASKGIHLERTPVGDKYVSQKITALGAQIGGEQSGHIIFPKHGPTGDGLVTMLEVLRVIKESGRDAATIYEDYESWPQILVNMEVADRSTWNDGELVQTALEQATKDLVGHGRINVRASGTQPIVRVMVEADTYDLRDLVAASVVGAITKEAGGKIYSRVDLTHALGD; via the coding sequence ATGAGCCGAAAGCACTTTGGGACCGACGGCATCCGTGGAGTCGCCAACAAAGGGTTGAAGCCCGAACTAGCGATGGCCCTTGGCCGCGCCGCAGGACGCTGGCTCCGCGAGCAATCCGGCGGCGTTCCTCGCATCGTCGTTGGCCGTGATACCCGAAAGAGTGGCCCCATGCTCGGTATGGCCCTTTCCGCCGGATTCAACTCAGCAGGTGTTGACGTTGTCAGCCTTGGGGTCGCACCGACGCCAGCGGTATCGTTCGTGGCTCGCACCGGCGAATTTGGCCTCGGAGTCATCATTTCTGCGTCCCACAATCCATTTCCCGATAACGGTATTAAGCTGGTCGGTCACGACGGACGAAAACTGCCCGACGAGGTCGAGGCGGAGATCGAGTCGTTCATGGAGACCGACGAAGAGCGTCCGATCGGCGGCTCAATCGGTTCGCTGACCCAAGACGCGGGCTTGTTGGAAGACTATCTCTCGTTCCTCGAAAAGATCATTCCCGGCGGGCTAAGGGGCATTTCCGTCGCCGTGGACTGCGCGCATGGCGCGGCGTACGACTTGGGACCCGAAATTCTTCGTCGCCTGGGTGCGGAGGTCTTCGTGGTCGGCGATGCCCCGGATGGCGTGAACATCAATGAGCTTGGCGGTGCGACCAAGCCCGAGACAATCCAGGAGTTGACGAAGTCGACGGGCGCAACCCTCGGAGTCGCGTTCGATGGCGATGCGGACCGAGCCGTGTTTTCTGATAGCCGAGGTCGCCTTATCAACGGAGACCGCACTATTGGCCTGTGGGCCTCGCACGAACTGAAGATGGGGCGGCTGAACCCTAAAGCTGTTGTGGGCACGGTGATGAGCAACGGCGGCTTTGAGCACTTTGTCGCCAGCAAGGGCATCCACCTTGAGCGTACGCCAGTCGGCGATAAGTACGTCTCGCAAAAGATCACGGCGTTGGGCGCTCAGATCGGCGGTGAGCAAAGCGGCCACATCATCTTTCCCAAGCACGGTCCAACCGGCGACGGCTTGGTCACCATGCTCGAAGTCCTGCGCGTGATCAAGGAGTCGGGGCGAGACGCGGCGACGATTTACGAAGACTACGAGTCCTGGCCGCAGATCCTGGTCAACATGGAAGTCGCTGACCGCTCAACCTGGAACGACGGAGAACTGGTGCAGACCGCACTGGAACAGGCTACGAAGGACCTCGTCGGCCACGGACGCATTAACGTACGCGCGAGCGGCACACAGCCCATCGTCCGCGTGATGGTCGAAGCCGACACCTACGATCTTCGCGACCTGGTAGCCGCTTCGGTCGTGGGCGCGATCACCAAAGAGGCCGGCGGGAAAATTTACAGCCGGGTTGATTTGACTCATGCGCTGGGCGACTAG
- a CDS encoding carbon-nitrogen hydrolase family protein: MPRVACVQMDVTYGDRDGNTRRINDHIHVLKAQNVDIVVFPECSIGGYCVETPEQRSEVAVPAYSNHLLQIQEAVDVHDMIAVVGFAESGEGHCFYNSAALFCPGENPRVYHKTHLPELGYDRFVTPGDDFPVFDTKHGRLGLLICFDIRFPEAARILALKGADAILLPTNWPTGADISADLLALARAVENKVYVATCNRVGTEKGFTFIGKSKIIDPMGTILASAGADEKVLIADLDFEVSRNKRNVTVPGKHETTIFDSRRPELYASFFGHTVPITVEKQ, translated from the coding sequence ATGCCACGCGTCGCTTGCGTCCAGATGGACGTTACATACGGCGACCGCGACGGTAACACGCGTCGAATCAACGATCATATCCACGTCCTGAAGGCTCAGAACGTGGATATCGTCGTTTTTCCCGAGTGCAGCATTGGCGGATATTGCGTCGAGACGCCCGAACAGCGATCAGAAGTCGCCGTTCCCGCTTACTCAAACCACTTGCTTCAGATTCAAGAAGCCGTCGACGTTCACGACATGATCGCAGTCGTCGGCTTCGCCGAGAGCGGGGAAGGGCACTGCTTTTACAACTCGGCCGCCCTCTTTTGCCCGGGCGAGAACCCTCGTGTCTATCACAAAACCCACCTCCCCGAGTTGGGCTATGACCGGTTTGTCACGCCGGGCGACGACTTTCCCGTTTTCGACACCAAGCATGGACGCTTGGGCCTCCTCATCTGCTTTGATATCCGCTTCCCCGAGGCCGCTCGCATTCTGGCGTTAAAGGGAGCCGATGCGATCCTCCTTCCTACCAATTGGCCGACCGGTGCTGACATCAGCGCCGACCTGCTTGCGCTGGCTCGCGCGGTAGAGAACAAGGTCTACGTGGCGACGTGCAATCGAGTCGGCACCGAGAAGGGCTTCACGTTCATCGGCAAGAGCAAGATCATCGATCCAATGGGTACGATTTTGGCTTCAGCAGGGGCGGATGAGAAGGTACTAATTGCTGACTTGGACTTCGAAGTCAGCCGAAATAAACGCAATGTGACGGTGCCCGGCAAGCACGAAACGACAATCTTCGACAGTCGGCGGCCTGAACTTTATGCATCATTTTTCGGGCATACTGTTCCAATTACTGTCGAAAAGCAGTAA
- a CDS encoding type III pantothenate kinase yields the protein MLLAIDVGNSHSVFGIWDGARWIATWRHQTDVETTEDELAAWLFEMMRVAGVTQNPTKVACASVVPGMNRNLSLMASKFFGVEVEFLTGSSNHGVVVDYNPPTAVGADRIANAIGALARYSAPIIVVDFGTATTFDVIDANSVYAGGAIMAGPMTSMQALANKTAKLPAIDLVAPETAIGKHTTHSIQSGVMFGYAGAIDAIVRRIEGELGSKPKVIATGGLGEIFTQMCETIESYDAMLTLDGVRLYAEKAI from the coding sequence ATGCTCCTCGCGATTGACGTCGGAAACAGCCACTCGGTGTTCGGTATCTGGGACGGCGCCCGTTGGATCGCCACTTGGCGGCACCAGACGGACGTCGAAACCACCGAAGACGAACTCGCGGCCTGGCTATTCGAAATGATGCGTGTGGCAGGGGTGACACAGAATCCGACGAAAGTAGCCTGCGCCAGCGTGGTGCCGGGCATGAACCGAAACCTGTCGCTCATGGCGAGCAAGTTCTTCGGCGTCGAAGTTGAATTCCTAACCGGATCGTCCAACCACGGCGTCGTGGTGGACTACAATCCGCCGACCGCGGTTGGAGCAGACCGCATCGCGAACGCAATAGGCGCCTTGGCTCGGTACTCCGCGCCGATCATCGTGGTCGACTTTGGCACTGCCACCACCTTCGATGTGATCGATGCCAACAGCGTTTACGCCGGTGGTGCGATCATGGCTGGCCCGATGACCTCCATGCAGGCGTTGGCGAATAAGACGGCCAAACTGCCCGCTATCGACCTGGTCGCACCGGAAACCGCAATAGGGAAACATACGACGCACTCGATACAGAGCGGCGTGATGTTCGGCTACGCCGGGGCCATCGACGCGATTGTGCGAAGGATTGAAGGCGAGCTTGGCTCGAAGCCTAAGGTCATCGCGACGGGCGGCCTCGGAGAAATCTTCACCCAGATGTGCGAGACCATCGAGAGCTACGACGCGATGCTCACCCTCGATGGAGTCAGGCTGTACGCTGAGAAAGCTATTTAG
- a CDS encoding EamA family transporter gives MPRPNPFLLVTMLFWGFNFISLKVLYPVMEPGAIMFWRYFVMGGVLVLVCKFTGHSLKIPTEHRNRILFAGLNSMGIYMILFMEGVKFTYAAEAAIILASNPIIVAIWMMVLKQEPKSYAKVLGGIIALGGVAVVILGRPGMMSGSVDALNRIKGDLLMLLGAISWSWSVVLCKPISSEIKPLPLFTMSMLGGLPVIFLFGLMPALQVHWGDLSHWQWANFAQISFGSGVIGMVFYYKGISQLPASVATLHQFLVPILATGFASLVLGEHLAWIQAGGLLIVIAGVAVANGLIRSTRAIAA, from the coding sequence ATGCCCAGACCCAACCCTTTTTTGCTCGTTACGATGCTATTCTGGGGTTTCAATTTCATTTCTTTGAAGGTTCTGTATCCCGTCATGGAGCCCGGGGCTATCATGTTCTGGCGCTACTTCGTGATGGGGGGCGTGCTCGTCCTCGTTTGCAAGTTCACCGGACACTCGCTGAAGATTCCGACCGAGCACCGAAACCGTATCCTTTTTGCCGGACTCAACTCGATGGGGATTTACATGATCCTCTTCATGGAAGGGGTGAAGTTCACCTATGCCGCTGAGGCGGCGATCATCCTGGCTTCGAACCCAATCATCGTGGCGATTTGGATGATGGTTCTGAAGCAGGAGCCGAAGTCGTACGCCAAAGTTTTGGGCGGGATCATCGCCCTCGGCGGTGTTGCGGTGGTCATCTTGGGTCGTCCCGGCATGATGTCCGGCTCGGTGGATGCGCTCAACCGCATCAAGGGCGACCTATTGATGCTTCTTGGAGCGATCTCTTGGTCGTGGTCAGTAGTGCTGTGCAAACCGATCTCCAGCGAGATCAAGCCTCTCCCGCTTTTCACCATGTCGATGCTGGGCGGTCTGCCTGTGATCTTTCTCTTCGGTTTGATGCCTGCTCTCCAGGTCCATTGGGGCGACCTTTCGCATTGGCAATGGGCGAACTTCGCGCAGATCTCGTTCGGCTCCGGCGTAATCGGCATGGTGTTCTATTACAAAGGCATCTCTCAGCTTCCGGCGAGTGTGGCGACCCTCCACCAGTTTTTGGTGCCGATTCTCGCGACCGGCTTCGCCTCTTTGGTCTTGGGTGAGCATCTAGCTTGGATTCAGGCAGGCGGGCTCTTGATCGTGATCGCAGGCGTCGCGGTTGCCAATGGTCTTATTCGCTCAACTCGAGCGATAGCGGCATAA
- a CDS encoding PEP-CTERM sorting domain-containing protein, which translates to MREQRMYKCQSICTIRRFLYNHRGFCTKLRRPSNGCFLFERKQMNKLSILLAVSAASIGTAQAQTIGINFSGGGLSMGSGDEPGVVSGANWNNLTTGSGSGVALMDSSGAMTSALLSFSAAGTYDEFNKPSTANSATNRLYGGGLYGDPTQAEIRVSVSGITYADYDVYVYASADTSHTNTLSISDGSTTFYYASPGSVNSGASNLLLTTSTSSASPTVGKAQYQVFHEHGSSFTLNTFGSAAGVLSNNVFGLQIVATPVPEPASFAVLGLGILPLVRRRKRNRV; encoded by the coding sequence ATGCGTGAACAACGGATGTACAAATGTCAATCGATTTGTACAATTCGAAGATTTTTGTACAATCACAGAGGATTTTGTACGAAATTAAGGCGGCCATCGAATGGCTGCTTTCTTTTTGAGAGAAAACAAATGAACAAACTTTCTATCCTTTTGGCCGTCAGTGCGGCCTCAATCGGTACGGCCCAAGCCCAGACCATCGGCATCAACTTCTCGGGGGGCGGACTTTCGATGGGCTCAGGTGATGAACCCGGCGTCGTCAGCGGTGCCAACTGGAACAATCTCACGACCGGGAGCGGATCGGGCGTGGCGCTGATGGACAGCAGCGGTGCCATGACTTCCGCTTTACTGAGCTTCTCAGCGGCGGGAACCTATGACGAGTTCAATAAGCCGTCGACCGCCAACTCAGCTACAAACCGTCTTTACGGCGGTGGTCTTTATGGAGACCCAACGCAGGCCGAGATTCGAGTCTCCGTCTCCGGCATCACTTACGCCGACTACGACGTATACGTGTATGCATCCGCTGACACATCGCATACTAACACCCTGTCTATCTCTGATGGCTCGACGACCTTCTACTATGCTAGCCCGGGCAGTGTGAATTCAGGTGCGTCCAACCTCCTTCTGACAACAAGCACGTCGTCGGCTAGCCCGACGGTCGGCAAGGCTCAATATCAGGTCTTCCACGAACATGGCTCTTCGTTCACGTTGAACACCTTCGGCTCAGCGGCTGGAGTTCTTAGCAACAATGTCTTTGGACTGCAGATCGTTGCGACGCCGGTCCCAGAACCAGCGAGCTTCGCCGTTCTTGGACTTGGAATTCTTCCCCTGGTGCGACGACGCAAGCGAAATCGCGTCTAA
- the fbaA gene encoding class II fructose-bisphosphate aldolase produces the protein MPVPDAATFARMLDAAQKGNYALASINVTSSTTLNAALAAFAETKTDGIIQFSTGGSEFASGPIKSMSEGAIALAEYTHRVAKDLPCYVALTTDHCVPPKVDAFVRPLIAESKSRVDKGLPPLFNGHMFDGSELNLKDNMTTAKDLLAAMAPLGIILEVEAGVVGGEEDGIDNTGVGHEKLYTTPEDMLYVYDQLSPIGRFTLAATFGNVHGVYKPGNVKLNPEILREGNEAMKAKYGKILDLVFHGGSGSLLSEIHAAVDYGVVKMNVDTDCQYHYSRPVVDHVMKNYDGMLRIDGEMGDKKTYDPRSYMKKAEAGMKARVIQAATELRSVGISLVNG, from the coding sequence ATGCCGGTACCAGACGCAGCAACTTTTGCGCGCATGCTCGACGCTGCCCAAAAAGGCAACTACGCCCTCGCTTCGATCAACGTGACTTCGAGTACGACCCTCAATGCGGCGTTGGCTGCGTTTGCAGAGACCAAAACGGATGGCATCATCCAGTTCAGCACGGGTGGATCGGAGTTCGCCAGCGGACCGATCAAAAGCATGTCTGAGGGTGCGATCGCGCTGGCCGAGTACACGCACCGCGTGGCCAAGGACCTGCCCTGCTATGTGGCGTTGACCACCGACCACTGCGTCCCGCCGAAGGTCGATGCGTTTGTCCGTCCGCTGATCGCAGAGAGCAAATCCCGTGTCGACAAAGGTCTGCCGCCGCTATTTAATGGCCATATGTTCGACGGATCCGAACTGAACCTGAAGGACAACATGACCACGGCCAAGGATCTTCTCGCGGCAATGGCCCCTCTCGGCATCATCCTGGAAGTTGAAGCTGGTGTGGTCGGCGGCGAAGAGGACGGCATCGACAACACGGGTGTGGGCCACGAGAAGCTCTACACCACCCCGGAAGACATGCTGTACGTGTACGACCAACTGAGCCCGATCGGCCGCTTCACGCTGGCCGCCACGTTTGGCAACGTGCATGGCGTTTACAAGCCCGGCAACGTCAAGCTCAATCCGGAAATCCTGCGCGAAGGCAACGAGGCGATGAAGGCCAAATACGGCAAGATTCTCGACCTCGTGTTCCACGGCGGAAGCGGAAGCCTGCTTTCCGAGATTCACGCCGCAGTAGACTACGGCGTCGTGAAAATGAACGTGGATACCGACTGTCAGTACCACTACTCGCGCCCGGTCGTGGACCACGTGATGAAGAACTACGACGGCATGCTGCGCATCGATGGGGAAATGGGCGACAAAAAGACCTACGACCCACGAAGCTACATGAAAAAGGCAGAAGCCGGCATGAAAGCTCGCGTCATCCAGGCCGCTACCGAACTGCGAAGTGTTGGTATTTCGTTAGTGAATGGCTAA
- the grpE gene encoding nucleotide exchange factor GrpE yields the protein MSLDCRSLRRRSQNQRASPFLDLEFFPWCDDASEIASNRRNHLRLRWSQGVRLGSISFSLTVTGLSQAPAGKLSRTMNESETPIEETVNQEETAEAGADLLEGDLQLLDDQVSKLTTEKEQIHEQLLRTMADFQNFRKRTQQEQGLIRQYATESLVLTLLPVMDNFERTVRASEAGAPIESLITGVKATEKQFRFIIEQQGVSRIDSVGKPFDSDLHEALGTVETDKYPSDTVVEEIEPGYKMGEKVIRHAKVRVAK from the coding sequence ATGTCTTTGGACTGCAGATCGTTGCGACGCCGGTCCCAGAACCAGCGAGCTTCGCCGTTCTTGGACTTGGAATTCTTCCCCTGGTGCGACGACGCAAGCGAAATCGCGTCTAATCGACGAAACCATTTGCGACTCAGATGGAGCCAAGGTGTACGCCTTGGCTCCATCTCTTTTAGCCTGACGGTTACCGGCTTGAGTCAGGCTCCGGCAGGTAAACTGAGCCGAACAATGAATGAGTCTGAGACTCCGATTGAGGAAACCGTAAACCAAGAGGAAACCGCCGAAGCGGGAGCCGACCTGCTAGAGGGCGACCTTCAGCTTCTCGATGACCAAGTTTCCAAGCTCACGACCGAGAAAGAGCAGATTCACGAGCAGCTTCTGCGGACGATGGCCGACTTTCAGAACTTCCGAAAGCGGACCCAGCAGGAGCAGGGCCTGATTCGCCAGTATGCGACCGAGTCGCTGGTCCTCACGCTTCTGCCGGTCATGGACAATTTCGAGCGCACCGTTCGCGCCTCCGAGGCTGGCGCGCCGATCGAATCGCTGATCACCGGTGTTAAGGCCACCGAGAAGCAGTTCCGGTTCATCATCGAACAACAGGGCGTCTCGCGAATCGACTCGGTCGGCAAACCGTTCGATTCTGACCTGCATGAGGCCCTCGGCACGGTCGAGACCGACAAATATCCGTCGGACACTGTCGTCGAAGAGATCGAGCCAGGTTACAAGATGGGTGAGAAGGTCATCCGTCACGCCAAAGTCCGCGTCGCGAAGTAA